The Anaeromusa acidaminophila DSM 3853 genome contains the following window.
CGGCGCAAATCATCGATCCGACTTATGAAGTAAATGTTCTCTGTAATTATTTTTATGCGTTTGCTTCGACTTTCGCGGTTATCGGCAGTTGCTGGTGGGTTACGGAGAAAATCACGGAACCGTGGTGCCGCAAAGCCTGCCCGATTGATGCAGATCTTGATATTCAGGAAGAAGATATTACGCGCACTACGTCGCGTGAAAATCGTTCTTTCTATGTTGCCACTTTTGTTTTAATTGCCATGCTGGCTGGCCTGGTGCTAGCCTTATTGCCGGCTGATTCCATTTTGCGTGATGCAAATGGCAACATTGCCAGCTTTAAGGCGCCTGTCATGCAGTCTATCGTCGCTATTATCTTCCTGCTTGCAGCAGTTACAGGCATTGTGTACGGCATTTTAAGCGGCAAGTTCAGAAGTTCGAAAGACTTTACCAACTCCATGGAAGAAATCACGAAAACCTTAATTCAGTTGATTGTATTCTACTTTTTTGCCGCTCAGTTCATGTACGCTTTTGCAGCGTCCAATATAGGCGCACTAATCGCCGTTTCCGGCGCCGAATTTTTAAAATCGCTGGCATTGCCGCCGCAGGCAACTATTTTCGGCATCATCGTCTTTGTTGGCTTGCTCAACCTGCTGATTACTTCCGCTTCCGCCAAATGGTCTATTTTAGCGCCTATTTTCGTACCCATGCTGATGTCGGTCGGTATCGCGCCGGAACTGACGCAAGCGGCTTTTCGCATTAGCGATTCCGCTGTAAATGTTTGCACGCCTATGTTTGCCTTTTATCCCCTGATCATTATCTATTGCCAAAAATATTACAAACGCACCGGCGTCGGCACTCTAAGCAGCTTAATGCTGCCGTATACTATTGCGCTCTTAATCGCTTTAACCGCCATGCTCTATCTCTTCTGGTGGTTGAATATTCCATTAGGATTCCAAGCCGATTACGTCTATCCTCGCCAAATGTTCTAATTCCATATCAACAATAGCATGATTTCATTTGATAAAAGAGGTTTTATACATGACAAATAACCAAGCTGAATTAATAGAGCGATTTCATCGTTATGTCGCAGTCCCTTCGCAAAGCCTTTCAAACGGCGGAACGCAAATTCCCAGCAGCGAAGGTCAATGGAACCTAGCAAAATTATTAAAACAGGAATGCGCTAAGCTGGGCCTTGTCGACGTACACTTG
Protein-coding sequences here:
- a CDS encoding AbgT family transporter; the encoded protein is MSQEVQPKTKLFDSPQQTGGFLGWIERVGNKIPDITMLFIAAFFITCILSAVLSNMHFNYVHPTTGKPIAVTNMLSAKELVTLMSKMVTNYSGFPPLGMVIVATLGIGIADGSGYINTGLKKILAITPKFLITPIVIIVGMLSHLAPDSGYMIIIPVAAYLFYASGKHPLSGVAASFAGIAGAFAANYTPSAIDPVIQGFTQMAAQIIDPTYEVNVLCNYFYAFASTFAVIGSCWWVTEKITEPWCRKACPIDADLDIQEEDITRTTSRENRSFYVATFVLIAMLAGLVLALLPADSILRDANGNIASFKAPVMQSIVAIIFLLAAVTGIVYGILSGKFRSSKDFTNSMEEITKTLIQLIVFYFFAAQFMYAFAASNIGALIAVSGAEFLKSLALPPQATIFGIIVFVGLLNLLITSASAKWSILAPIFVPMLMSVGIAPELTQAAFRISDSAVNVCTPMFAFYPLIIIYCQKYYKRTGVGTLSSLMLPYTIALLIALTAMLYLFWWLNIPLGFQADYVYPRQMF